A DNA window from Acidobacteriota bacterium contains the following coding sequences:
- a CDS encoding tetratricopeptide repeat protein: protein MAARVVSIVVMAAAVVWTFLPATGFAFLNWDDQAVIVQNPSLGFPGAATWAFTTTYMEHYQPLSWLVWAALKTRAGLDATVFHAANVLAHLVCVALVWGVSRRVLSRSAPDLPGPWHDRAALAAALLYGLHPLRVEAVAWISALPYTLALALMLASLLAYMEGPAKAGHHISVTEGPHASWPWWVASLMLYAASLGARPVALGFPIVLLAVDAGLLKRGRRASLARVSPFAVLAIAAAVIESVARVPGLNDTPWLYRLQSAASAPFVYLWHTAAPIALTPLAVLPIEPVAHSGVLVAALLSLAAASFAAWTWRHRWPGLSAAWVAYLALLAPAAGLVPSGLQVTADRYTYLPGVVVAIVVAGAAARWAARRQGRARLVTTAFVVLAVASSLASRQALAWWSDSVSLWTRVVTLDPTHDVGLYNLGTALAAEGRNEEAAVRYRQVLALRPDHADARANLDRLDAARLERQGNDLAARGDLTGAAERYRQAVALDPQRTHSQASLGMALASLGRVSEALPVLREAIRLGVVDDPAVPSALGVLLLQSGQTREARSVFETALAKHQNDVGLAHNLARLLATGRVIEPRDAMLALRLAGAVVAATGERDPRALETLATALAANGRRAEAMMVNAKAASLATALGDHDLAVQITARGAEYRRPGQ, encoded by the coding sequence ATGGCCGCCCGGGTCGTCTCGATTGTCGTGATGGCCGCGGCGGTGGTCTGGACGTTCCTGCCTGCCACCGGTTTTGCCTTCCTGAACTGGGACGACCAGGCCGTCATCGTCCAAAACCCATCGCTCGGCTTTCCAGGCGCCGCGACCTGGGCCTTCACGACCACCTACATGGAGCATTACCAGCCACTCAGTTGGCTGGTGTGGGCGGCCCTCAAGACGCGCGCCGGCCTCGACGCGACGGTGTTTCACGCCGCGAATGTGTTGGCGCATCTCGTCTGCGTCGCGCTGGTCTGGGGCGTGAGCCGTCGTGTGTTGTCGCGATCGGCGCCGGACCTGCCCGGACCATGGCACGACAGGGCCGCCCTGGCCGCGGCCCTGCTCTATGGTCTGCACCCACTGAGAGTCGAGGCGGTGGCGTGGATCAGCGCGCTGCCCTACACGCTCGCGCTCGCCCTGATGCTGGCGTCTCTGCTCGCATACATGGAAGGTCCGGCTAAAGCCGGACACCACATTTCCGTCACGGAAGGTCCCCATGCGTCCTGGCCGTGGTGGGTTGCGTCACTGATGCTCTATGCCGCGTCACTCGGGGCGCGACCCGTCGCCCTTGGCTTTCCGATCGTGCTCCTGGCCGTCGATGCCGGCCTCCTCAAGCGAGGCCGGCGCGCGAGCCTGGCCAGGGTGTCGCCGTTCGCGGTCCTGGCCATTGCGGCGGCCGTGATCGAGAGCGTGGCGCGCGTCCCTGGGTTGAACGACACGCCGTGGCTGTACCGTCTGCAATCGGCGGCATCGGCCCCGTTCGTGTACCTGTGGCACACCGCGGCGCCAATTGCGCTGACGCCGCTCGCCGTGCTGCCGATCGAGCCGGTCGCGCACTCCGGTGTGCTGGTCGCGGCGTTGCTGTCTCTGGCGGCTGCATCCTTCGCCGCCTGGACCTGGCGCCATCGGTGGCCCGGTCTCTCAGCGGCGTGGGTGGCGTATCTGGCGTTGCTGGCCCCGGCCGCGGGACTGGTGCCAAGCGGGCTCCAGGTCACTGCCGATCGCTACACCTACCTGCCCGGCGTCGTCGTGGCGATCGTGGTCGCGGGGGCCGCCGCGCGGTGGGCCGCACGACGGCAGGGCCGTGCCCGGCTGGTGACCACCGCCTTCGTGGTGTTGGCCGTGGCTTCATCCCTGGCGTCGCGGCAGGCCCTGGCATGGTGGTCCGACTCGGTGTCGCTCTGGACGCGCGTCGTGACCCTCGATCCCACTCACGATGTCGGCTTATACAACCTCGGGACCGCGCTGGCCGCCGAAGGGCGCAACGAAGAAGCGGCGGTACGGTATCGACAGGTGCTCGCGCTCAGGCCCGACCACGCCGACGCCAGGGCCAATCTGGATCGCCTTGATGCCGCGCGTCTCGAACGCCAGGGCAACGACCTGGCGGCCAGGGGCGACTTGACCGGGGCGGCCGAGCGCTACCGGCAGGCCGTCGCCCTCGACCCTCAGCGAACCCATTCGCAGGCCAGCCTGGGCATGGCGCTCGCCAGCCTTGGCCGCGTCAGCGAGGCGTTGCCGGTCCTGCGAGAGGCAATACGCCTGGGCGTTGTTGACGACCCGGCGGTCCCGAGCGCGCTCGGCGTGCTGCTACTCCAGTCGGGGCAGACGCGCGAGGCGCGGTCGGTGTTTGAAACGGCGTTGGCGAAGCACCAGAACGACGTCGGCCTTGCGCACAACCTGGCGCGACTGTTGGCGACTGGTCGTGTCATCGAGCCTCGAGACGCGATGCTGGCGCTGCGACTGGCCGGCGCGGTCGTCGCGGCCACTGGCGAGCGCGATCCGCGGGCCCTGGAAACGCTGGCGACGGCGCTGGCGGCCAACGGCCGGCGGGCCGAGGCCATGATGGTCAACGCCAAGGCGGCATCGCTGGCCACGGCCCTGGGCGATCATGACCTGGCCGTACAGATCACTGCCCGAGGTGCCGAGTATCGGCGCCCCGGGCAGTAG
- a CDS encoding sulfatase-like hydrolase/transferase, translated as MAVALIAASAGCAPTPPAVPAARTARHVLVVTIDTLRADRLGVYGNPTVATPNLDRLAREGAMALHASAHSPITRPSHISLFTGLYPAEHGIRDNVSPPLGKGVPVLAEILQQRGFRTGAFVSSIVLSKQSGLGRGFAHYSDQFEVGEDDARFLNTIQKRGDATVAEAVAWLGEPGPERRFGWVHLYDPHDPYEPPEPYASQYADRPYDGEVAWSDELVGRLDTALGAAGLRDDTLLLVTADHGEGLGEHDEAVHGFFVYETTLRVPFIARGPGITPGTRLGVVARAVDVMPTVLELLGLAEATPAVSGRSLAGALGGAPLDDEPTFAESLTPLIHYGWSDLRALRDGRWKYILAPRPELYDLDRDPGELHNLVDREPARARAYRAGIEQQLRQEQAAVRDPGSVASVPPDLLEKLGALGYVSSGGPSTSKASGADPKDKIDEYQTLNTLMREGLVNLREGRYAVSLERFRGLFGRGIDSFEAHYYAARALTGLKRWREAAAHYEGAIEKLPSYSAAYLGLADAHLADGNATLALAAVRRGQKAAPDDPRLIEREGDLGRQLGDRSLAARAYERVAQMAPRDALVRVKLGELYRDGGRPVDAARLLREAIALDPETASYWNSLGMILAGGGDLSGGEAAFREAATRDRANPQYTYNLGLALARQNQRDEAAAQFRRTLELDPRFAAARQRLAELR; from the coding sequence GTGGCCGTGGCGCTGATCGCCGCCAGCGCCGGGTGTGCGCCCACGCCACCGGCAGTGCCGGCCGCGCGCACGGCCCGGCACGTGCTGGTGGTCACCATTGATACGCTCCGCGCCGATCGCCTCGGCGTCTACGGCAATCCGACGGTGGCCACGCCGAATCTCGACCGTCTGGCTCGCGAAGGGGCGATGGCCCTTCACGCGTCGGCGCATTCGCCCATCACGCGTCCATCGCACATCTCGCTCTTCACCGGCCTGTACCCGGCCGAACACGGGATTCGCGACAACGTGTCCCCGCCGCTTGGCAAGGGCGTGCCCGTGCTCGCCGAGATCCTGCAGCAGCGCGGGTTCCGCACCGGCGCCTTTGTCTCGTCGATCGTGCTGTCGAAGCAGTCGGGTCTCGGCCGCGGCTTTGCGCACTACTCCGACCAGTTCGAGGTCGGCGAAGACGACGCCCGGTTCCTCAACACGATCCAGAAGCGCGGCGATGCGACGGTGGCCGAGGCCGTGGCCTGGCTCGGCGAACCGGGACCCGAACGGCGCTTCGGGTGGGTCCACCTGTACGATCCGCACGATCCCTACGAGCCGCCTGAGCCGTATGCGTCGCAGTACGCCGATCGGCCGTACGACGGCGAAGTCGCCTGGTCGGATGAGTTGGTGGGCCGACTCGACACCGCGCTCGGCGCGGCGGGCCTGCGTGACGACACCCTGCTGCTGGTCACCGCCGACCACGGCGAAGGGCTGGGCGAGCACGACGAGGCGGTGCACGGGTTCTTCGTCTACGAAACAACGCTCCGCGTTCCGTTCATCGCGCGCGGCCCCGGCATCACTCCTGGCACGAGGCTCGGCGTCGTGGCGCGAGCCGTTGACGTGATGCCGACCGTGCTCGAACTGCTGGGGCTGGCCGAGGCGACGCCCGCCGTCTCCGGCCGATCGCTGGCCGGGGCACTTGGCGGCGCCCCCCTGGACGATGAGCCGACGTTTGCCGAGTCGCTCACGCCGCTCATTCACTACGGGTGGAGCGATCTGCGCGCGCTTCGCGACGGCCGGTGGAAGTACATCCTGGCGCCGCGGCCTGAGCTGTACGATCTCGATCGCGATCCGGGTGAGCTGCACAACCTGGTCGATCGGGAACCGGCGCGAGCGCGCGCCTACCGGGCGGGAATCGAGCAACAGCTTCGCCAAGAGCAGGCGGCTGTGCGCGATCCTGGCAGCGTCGCCTCGGTGCCACCCGACCTGCTCGAGAAGCTGGGCGCGCTCGGCTACGTGAGTAGTGGCGGCCCCTCGACCAGCAAGGCTTCTGGCGCCGACCCGAAGGACAAGATCGACGAGTATCAGACCCTCAATACGCTGATGCGCGAGGGCCTGGTCAACCTGCGGGAAGGCCGCTACGCCGTCAGCCTCGAGCGTTTCCGGGGACTCTTCGGCCGCGGCATCGACAGCTTCGAGGCCCACTACTACGCCGCCCGCGCCTTGACCGGGTTGAAGCGGTGGCGCGAGGCGGCCGCTCACTACGAGGGCGCCATCGAGAAACTGCCCTCCTACTCGGCCGCCTACCTCGGACTCGCCGACGCGCACCTCGCCGACGGCAATGCCACCCTGGCCCTGGCCGCGGTCCGCCGCGGACAGAAAGCCGCACCGGACGATCCCCGGCTGATCGAACGCGAAGGCGACCTGGGACGGCAGCTGGGTGACCGGAGCCTCGCCGCGCGCGCCTACGAGCGCGTGGCGCAGATGGCGCCTCGCGATGCGCTCGTGCGGGTCAAGCTCGGCGAGCTGTATCGCGACGGGGGACGACCGGTCGACGCCGCCCGCTTGCTGCGCGAAGCCATCGCGCTCGATCCGGAAACGGCGTCGTATTGGAATTCGCTCGGCATGATCCTCGCCGGCGGCGGCGACTTGTCCGGAGGCGAAGCGGCCTTTCGTGAGGCGGCCACGCGCGATCGCGCCAACCCGCAGTACACCTACAATCTGGGCCTGGCCCTCGCCCGGCAGAACCAGCGCGACGAAGCGGCCGCGCAGTTCAGGCGCACGCTCGAACTCGACCCACGGTTTGCCGCCGCACGGCAAAGGCTCGCAGAGCTGCGCTGA
- a CDS encoding sulfatase-like hydrolase/transferase: MRRVLAVLAILAGLAAGWFGWQQGWFGGASSRGPASVLLISVDTLRADRLGSYGYQAASTPVLDALAARGLRFEQAATVAPLTLPAHASLLSGTFPTFHGVRDNGSFYVNDSITTLAEVLQAGGYRTGGFVGAFVLDRRWGIAQGFDHYFDAFDLSNYEMAAGLDAAQRPGSEVVDHALAWLAEDSDRPFLAWVHLYDPHSPYTPPEPYRSRFPATMQGAYDAEIAFTDAQIGRLLDALKASGRLDDTIVVVVADHGESLGEHGEQQHGFFVYDAAVRIPLMVAGPGVPVRAVPDQVRIVDVMPTILDLVGAEVPSDVQGVSLLPLARGEALELLGFSETWYPRLHYGWSELTAVRNGQYKFIAAPRRELYDTQADPGETNDLSAANPRMADALERALRDMAARTATAAPTQTPRAIDPAVEERLRALGYVATSVSRAALAERPRGDPKDMIRLYNLLKLAGSDSVEGRLDDAMAKVRSVLEADPEVIEAHTILGNLHTKAGRLPDAIKAYQQALAVDPEHEGAAWSLALAYRQAGKLDEARAGFERVFDLNPRGAKALYQLATLSMGERDFAGAAALLEKGLDLGDRAVFLVKIAEARIELKQLDAAQAALAEAIKINAGQSMAHYDLGLVHEARGEWQAAASAYEAEIKVSPKLYQPHFNLAKLLARSGRPADALTHFRAAVDKNPEFGTGFLYLAKALLDAGNLKDAEEAATRGLATKPDPAMVPLGHYVLADIYSRQGRDADAARQAAAGKRAEARGGSSGRR; this comes from the coding sequence ATGCGCAGGGTCCTTGCAGTGCTGGCCATCCTGGCCGGTCTCGCTGCCGGCTGGTTCGGCTGGCAACAGGGCTGGTTCGGCGGCGCGTCGAGCCGCGGTCCGGCGTCCGTGCTGCTCATCAGCGTCGATACGCTGCGAGCCGACCGGCTGGGCAGCTACGGCTACCAGGCCGCGTCCACTCCGGTGCTCGACGCCCTGGCCGCGCGTGGCCTGCGGTTCGAGCAGGCGGCCACGGTGGCGCCGTTGACGCTGCCGGCCCACGCCTCGCTGCTCTCCGGCACCTTCCCGACGTTTCACGGCGTGCGCGACAACGGCAGCTTCTATGTGAACGACTCCATCACTACGCTCGCCGAGGTGCTGCAAGCTGGCGGCTATCGCACCGGGGGATTTGTCGGCGCCTTCGTGCTCGACCGCCGGTGGGGCATCGCGCAGGGGTTCGACCACTACTTTGACGCGTTCGACCTGTCGAATTACGAGATGGCCGCCGGCCTCGACGCCGCCCAGCGGCCAGGCAGCGAGGTGGTCGATCACGCGCTGGCGTGGCTCGCCGAAGACAGTGACCGTCCGTTTCTGGCGTGGGTGCACTTGTACGATCCCCACAGCCCGTACACGCCCCCCGAGCCGTATCGATCGCGCTTTCCCGCCACCATGCAGGGCGCCTACGACGCCGAGATCGCATTCACCGATGCGCAGATCGGCCGGCTCCTCGATGCGCTCAAGGCGAGCGGGCGACTCGATGACACCATCGTCGTCGTCGTCGCCGACCACGGCGAATCGCTCGGCGAACACGGCGAGCAGCAGCACGGCTTCTTCGTGTACGACGCGGCCGTGCGCATTCCGTTGATGGTGGCCGGGCCGGGTGTGCCAGTTCGCGCCGTGCCCGACCAGGTTCGCATCGTCGACGTGATGCCGACCATCCTGGATCTGGTCGGCGCCGAGGTGCCGTCAGATGTGCAGGGGGTCAGCCTGCTGCCACTGGCGCGGGGCGAAGCGCTGGAGCTGCTGGGCTTCAGCGAAACCTGGTACCCGCGCTTGCACTACGGCTGGAGCGAGCTGACCGCAGTGCGCAACGGCCAGTACAAGTTCATCGCCGCGCCCCGCCGGGAACTCTACGATACGCAGGCCGATCCGGGCGAGACCAACGATCTGTCGGCTGCCAATCCCCGGATGGCCGACGCGCTCGAGCGCGCCCTGCGCGACATGGCCGCGCGAACGGCCACCGCCGCGCCCACGCAGACGCCTCGCGCGATCGATCCCGCGGTGGAAGAGCGCCTGCGCGCGCTTGGCTACGTGGCGACCAGCGTCAGCCGGGCGGCGCTGGCCGAGCGGCCGCGAGGCGATCCCAAAGACATGATCCGGCTTTACAACCTGTTGAAGCTGGCCGGAAGCGACTCGGTCGAGGGCAGGCTGGACGACGCCATGGCCAAGGTTCGCAGCGTGCTCGAGGCCGACCCCGAGGTCATTGAAGCGCACACGATCCTCGGCAACCTTCACACCAAGGCCGGCCGGCTTCCCGACGCGATCAAGGCATACCAGCAAGCGCTGGCCGTCGACCCGGAGCACGAGGGCGCCGCGTGGAGCCTGGCGCTGGCCTACCGGCAGGCCGGCAAACTGGACGAAGCCCGCGCCGGTTTCGAGCGCGTGTTCGACCTCAACCCGCGTGGCGCGAAAGCGCTCTACCAACTGGCGACCTTGTCGATGGGCGAGCGAGACTTCGCGGGCGCGGCCGCGCTGCTGGAGAAAGGCCTCGACCTCGGCGATCGCGCGGTCTTCCTGGTCAAGATTGCCGAAGCGCGCATCGAGCTGAAACAGCTCGACGCCGCCCAGGCCGCGCTGGCCGAAGCAATCAAGATCAACGCCGGTCAATCCATGGCCCACTACGACCTGGGCCTGGTGCACGAAGCACGCGGTGAGTGGCAGGCCGCCGCGTCCGCCTACGAGGCCGAGATCAAGGTCAGCCCCAAGCTGTACCAGCCCCACTTCAACCTGGCGAAGCTGCTCGCCCGCAGCGGGCGGCCCGCCGATGCCCTCACGCATTTTCGCGCGGCAGTCGACAAGAACCCTGAGTTCGGCACCGGCTTCCTGTACCTCGCCAAGGCGCTTCTGGACGCCGGCAATCTGAAGGACGCTGAGGAGGCGGCCACCCGGGGACTCGCGACGAAGCCCGATCCCGCCATGGTCCCCCTGGGTCACTACGTACTTGCCGATATCTACTCGCGCCAGGGTCGTGACGCGGATGCGGCGCGCCAGGCGGCGGCCGGCAAGCGGGCCGAAGCCAGGGGCGGGAGCTCGGGGCGCCGGTGA
- a CDS encoding sulfite exporter TauE/SafE family protein — translation MTIDAWQVAAGALTGLVVGMTGVGGGALMTPILLLGFGTAPLVAVGTDLWFAAITKLAVSGLHVRQRLIDWPVVTHLWLGSLPASLLTLLWLANWQANDGAVALVKAAIAIAVSVTAVSLLVGQPLRAPGARLSASAPSSAAIEWPAAATVAAGALLGVMVTLTSIGAGALGVVMLVHLYPRLAPPRLVASDIAHAIPLALCAGVGHLALGGIDLALLGNLLAGSIPAALVGAAVSSRVPHAVLRAVLGAVLLVIGLTMLRAAM, via the coding sequence GTGACCATCGACGCGTGGCAGGTCGCGGCCGGTGCCCTGACCGGCTTGGTGGTCGGGATGACCGGCGTCGGCGGCGGTGCGCTGATGACGCCGATTCTCTTGCTGGGTTTCGGTACGGCGCCCCTGGTTGCGGTCGGCACCGATCTTTGGTTTGCCGCGATCACCAAGCTCGCCGTGTCCGGACTTCACGTGCGACAGCGATTGATCGACTGGCCGGTGGTGACGCACCTCTGGCTGGGCAGCCTCCCGGCATCGCTGCTCACGCTGCTGTGGCTGGCCAACTGGCAGGCCAACGATGGCGCGGTAGCGCTGGTAAAGGCGGCGATTGCGATCGCGGTGTCAGTGACCGCCGTCAGCCTGCTGGTGGGCCAGCCGTTGCGGGCGCCCGGCGCCCGGCTCTCCGCATCGGCGCCATCATCGGCCGCCATCGAATGGCCGGCGGCGGCGACCGTCGCGGCAGGCGCCCTCCTCGGCGTCATGGTGACCCTCACATCGATTGGCGCCGGCGCGCTGGGTGTGGTCATGCTGGTGCACCTGTACCCACGGCTGGCGCCGCCACGCCTGGTGGCCAGCGATATTGCCCACGCCATTCCGCTGGCGCTTTGTGCCGGCGTCGGGCACCTCGCGCTCGGCGGGATCGATCTGGCCCTGCTGGGCAACCTGCTGGCGGGGTCGATCCCGGCCGCGCTCGTCGGCGCGGCGGTCTCATCGCGGGTGCCGCACGCCGTCTTGCGGGCGGTTCTCGGCGCCGTGTTGCTCGTGATTGGGCTGACGATGCTTCGCGCGGCGATGTGA